The genome window CATCAGTGTACTGCATGATGTTTATTGTTCGGAGTGGCTTTATGTTTGATTGCTCATAAACTGTCAATTCTTGTATTTTAGGTCATCCTCAATGTGACCCTGAATCTTCTAGCAGGAGTTGCTTTTGCCATCGCAGCCATCGCACTCTACAGCATCAACTTTGCAGATATTTGGGTATGGATGTGCGATGATTATGATTATCGTTACAGACGACACTATACCCCATCTCCTCAAGAGGACATGATCAGGGAGAAATGCAAGGAGGGCAGTGCGCTGGTTCTGGTAAGTTTTTACATTAATGTCGATGTCTTTTGCCTTGTTATTGTTTTCACTCACTGCACAAGCACTTCGGTTACTGCTGCGAATTTGTATACAAGCCCTAGACATGGCATGAGATTCAGAAgcatttgaataaaacaaacaaacatgtttgaacATTGTGAAATTAACACGTTTTGTGTTTCTCACTAGATGCTTGCAAGAGGCATTAACGGTTTGCTGATTGTCCTGTCAGTCCTGGAGCTCTGCCTCGTCATCAGCTCTGCCGTCTTGGGGATCAAGGCTCTGAGGAacagtgagaggagagaaaatgaggTAGAGTCTGCAAAATCATATCTTACTACTGTTGAACCTGTTGTTTATCCTGGAAAGTTTGATTGAATACAAATGCTTTATTTTCCACTTTTCTAATAGTTGACATGAAACCCTCTTCTCAATTCTATGTCAGCCAGATAATGTTTGTAGAATCAGCTGACACAGTGGAAGTAAATAGTTGGACATTTTGGGAAGAAATGCTGATTTGTTTGGGCCGACAGTCAGTTACTACTGAGCCCTCTACCATCGTAACATCATGGTTTAAAAGACCCCTCACCAGAGAGCAAAGAAACAGTAGTGTGTTTTCAGATCTGCTGTAAGGCAGgagttgttggtgtttgtgacatgtgtgagagaaaatgaaaatgggtCTTAATGTTAAGTCGCAATGTCCCATTTATTGTTTTCCCTTTAAACCTGTCCAGTTTGAGGAAGTGTctcaagtctttatgctaagctaatctgctggctgtagcttcaaaTTCAGCATGTTGACAGGAGAGTCTGTtacaaactattcctttaaaaaatcatcatcaatcatcaaaaatcatttaaaaaactttATCTCCAGTAAATGTCAGTATAAAAATGAGaattttacaaaatatatatattagtatgCAGTAGGATGCCGAGCTgtactttcttcttttcttaattttgttAAATTTATGTCGATATTTTCTGATTTAGAACAATGAAGACCCAGAGCGTTACAAGCCACTCCTGGAGGAAGTCACCAGTAACCCTACAGCCTAAATGAAAGTCTGTGCTTGGAGCTGTCTGATACTATGATTCTATG of Sparus aurata chromosome 17, fSpaAur1.1, whole genome shotgun sequence contains these proteins:
- the LOC115566863 gene encoding transmembrane protein 176B-like, with amino-acid sequence MSLAMTKADGVTVLTLTADPESSCPPLCQILKGLCYSPVCCSLSQRLRRVQRSSQSVLGALHIMVGLLNIGLGAILCSSGGASSWQMDASGFPFWLGAIFIMFGSIGILSEKYPSPCMVILNVTLNLLAGVAFAIAAIALYSINFADIWVWMCDDYDYRYRRHYTPSPQEDMIREKCKEGSALVLMLARGINGLLIVLSVLELCLVISSAVLGIKALRNSERRENENNEDPERYKPLLEEVTSNPTA